Part of the Terrisporobacter glycolicus ATCC 14880 = DSM 1288 genome is shown below.
TGGAAAATGCAATTTATATTCTTCAACAAAATATAGATGTTCCTCTTGTAATTGATTCTACAAATCCAATTGTTTTAGAAGCAGCACTTAAAAATTATCATGGAAAGGCATTAGTAAATTCTGTAAATGGAGAAAGGGAAAGTTTAGATACTATACTACCTCTAGTTAAAAGGTATGGTGCAGGGGTAATTGGTTTGACATTAGATGAAAGCGGAGTGCCAAATGATATAGAAACAAGACTTGAAATAGCTAAAAAAATAGTAAAAAAATGTGAAGAATATAATATATCAAAGAAAGATATATATATAGATGTTCTTGCATTAACTGTTGGAACAGATACACATGCAGCAATAGAGACTTTAAAAGGGTTGAAAAAGATAAAAGAAGAACTTTGTGTAAATACAGTTTTAGGAGTAAGTAATGTTTCTCATGGTCTCCCAAATAGAAATAAGATTAATAAATCTTTCCTTTCTATGGCTATTTTAAATGGGCTTGATTTAGCTATTTTAAATCCCCTTGAAGAAAATATTATAGATACTTGGGAATCATCAGCATTATTAGCAGGCAGGGATAAAAATGCTGAAAACTATATAGCAAAAAATATAAAAGCATCTAAAAAAGAAGAAATAGATAAATTAAGTATATCTATAGAAACAGTTAAGAATTTAGTAGTAAGAGGTTCTCATGAAATTACTAATATTGCACAAGAATTACTAGATAAAGAAATATCGCCAATTACAATCATCAATGAAGGATTAATTCCAGGATTAAATATAGTTGGGGAGAAATTTGAAGCAGGAGAGTATTATTTGCCACAACTTATGCTTAGTGCAGAAGTGGCTCAAAATACATTTACATTACTTGAAAAATATTTAGATGACAATGAATCTTTAAACGGAAAAAGTACTATTATAATTGGAACTGTAAAAGGCGATGTACACGATATAGGTAAAAATATGGTAGGGGTTATGTTAAAGACATATGGATATAAGGTAGTTGATTTAGGCAAAAATGTTTCAAAGGAAGAATTTTTAGAAGCAGCTATAAATGAAAATGCTGATTTTATAGGACTTAGTGCCTTAATGACAACGACAATGATAGAAATTCCAAATACAATAGAATATATCAAAAATAAATTACCTCATATCAAGATTATTGTAGGTGGTGCTGTAGTAACTAAGGATTATGCACGATTATCAGGGGCAGATGGATATAGTGAAGATGCGGTAGGCGCAGTTAAGCTAATAAAGAAATTAATAGAATGTAGGAGCGAAGATGAAAAAATCATTTAGAGAAAAACTTGTAAATAAAGAATTTGCTGTAACGATGGAAATAGACATACCAAAGGGGTTAAATTTACAAAAGGCATATGACAGTATTTATCCATTAAAGGATTATATTGATGCAATAAATATTCCAGATAATCCAATGGCTAAAATGAGAATAAGTCCTATATCTTTAGGTTATTTAATAAAAAATAAACTAGATATAGAACCAATATTCCACTTTTCTTGTAGAGATAGAAATATTTTAGCTATTCAATCTGAATTATTAGGAGCAAGTGCTTTAGGAATAAACAATATTTTAGCATTAACTGGAGATGACCCAAAGGCAGGAGATTATCCTAATGCAAAAGGGGTATTTGACTTAGACTCAATTGAACTTGTAAGAACCATTGTAAATTTAAATAGTGGATTAGATCAAAAGGGAGATGTTATAGAAGGTAGTGCTAATTTTTTAATAGGAGGAGTTGCAAATCCAGGTTCTGATGATTTAGAAAAAGAAGTAGAAAAACTTCATAAAAAAATAGAATCTGGTGTAGAATTTATTCAAACTCAACCTATATTTGATATAAATAAGTTGGAAAAATTTATTAATGCTACTAAAAATATAGATATACCTATACTTTATGGATTTATGCCACTTAAAA
Proteins encoded:
- a CDS encoding methylenetetrahydrofolate reductase, with protein sequence MKKSFREKLVNKEFAVTMEIDIPKGLNLQKAYDSIYPLKDYIDAINIPDNPMAKMRISPISLGYLIKNKLDIEPIFHFSCRDRNILAIQSELLGASALGINNILALTGDDPKAGDYPNAKGVFDLDSIELVRTIVNLNSGLDQKGDVIEGSANFLIGGVANPGSDDLEKEVEKLHKKIESGVEFIQTQPIFDINKLEKFINATKNIDIPILYGFMPLKSAKFARYLNNNVSGIDVPNEFINRIEEKGRIASLEIGREILNKLRKITNGVHIFPMGDIDLVRELFEEGAAYNE
- a CDS encoding homocysteine S-methyltransferase family protein, with protein sequence MQKNILEQVLVFDGAMGTMLQERGLNPGDCPELMNISSPEKVGEIHKAYLQAGADVITTNTFGGNRIKLGEYELGEKVYEINKKGVEIARELAVKKNKYVAASVGPTGQFMKPLGDKSFEELHEVFKEQIYALSKGKPDFIILETFSDLGEIRAALLAAKDVCNIPVICCLTYEGARTLTGASPSSAAVILESLGASAIGANCSGGPTELFSVVKELCINTKLPVLVQPNAGLPVFEDGCVHYPLNDNDFIDDIKPYFDLGMTLFGSCCGSSPKHTRALISTLDNVNIPSRNNEEISTLASREKVVKIGDNYLPKIIGERINPTARKKLAQSLRDNDFGILQKEAYEQINKGSHLLDVNIGTHGIDEKVTMENAIYILQQNIDVPLVIDSTNPIVLEAALKNYHGKALVNSVNGERESLDTILPLVKRYGAGVIGLTLDESGVPNDIETRLEIAKKIVKKCEEYNISKKDIYIDVLALTVGTDTHAAIETLKGLKKIKEELCVNTVLGVSNVSHGLPNRNKINKSFLSMAILNGLDLAILNPLEENIIDTWESSALLAGRDKNAENYIAKNIKASKKEEIDKLSISIETVKNLVVRGSHEITNIAQELLDKEISPITIINEGLIPGLNIVGEKFEAGEYYLPQLMLSAEVAQNTFTLLEKYLDDNESLNGKSTIIIGTVKGDVHDIGKNMVGVMLKTYGYKVVDLGKNVSKEEFLEAAINENADFIGLSALMTTTMIEIPNTIEYIKNKLPHIKIIVGGAVVTKDYARLSGADGYSEDAVGAVKLIKKLIECRSEDEKII